A DNA window from Fragaria vesca subsp. vesca linkage group LG3, FraVesHawaii_1.0, whole genome shotgun sequence contains the following coding sequences:
- the LOC101295613 gene encoding uncharacterized protein LOC101295613, producing the protein MIEDYFVERPVYSNIIFRQRYRMQKPVFNHIMVDLYNFDDFLMQKPDATGKLGLLLEYKMTSALQMLAYGTRADHCDEVTRMGASTSLKCHKKFCAQVEYLYGGWYLRAPNAVDLQRPLHKGQQRGFPGMIGSISCMHWKWKNCLKGWFGAFSSRKRYHTVILEVVASYDTHV; encoded by the coding sequence ATGATAGAGGATTACTTTGTCGAGCGTCCAGTGTATAGCAACATAATTTTTCGTCAGCGCTATCGAATGCAAAAACCAGTATTCAATCACATCATGGTGGACCTTTACAATTTCGACGATTTTTTGATGCAAAAACCAGATGCCACCGGAAAGCTGGGATTGCTCTTGGAATACAAAATGACAAGTGCGTTACAAATGCTTGCATATGGTACAAGGGCTGATCATTGTGATGAAGTCACCAGGATGGGAGCATCAACTAGTTTGAAATGCCATAAGAAATTTTGTGCACAAGTAGAGTATTTGTACGGGGGTTGGTATCTTCGAGCTCCTAATGCCGTAGATCTGCAAAGGCCTCTACACAAAGGACAACAACGTGGTTTTCCTGGCATGATTGGGAGCATCAGTTGCATGCACTGGAAGTGGAAAAACTGTCTAAAGGGGTGGTTCGGAGCTTTCTCAAGCCGTAAAAGGTACCATACTGTTATTCTTGAAGTTGTGGCATCCTACGACACACATGTATGA